A single genomic interval of Camelina sativa cultivar DH55 chromosome 11, Cs, whole genome shotgun sequence harbors:
- the LOC104727132 gene encoding FK506-binding protein 5-like, with translation MKKGAKKKGGSRGGRKAKAGSTSSASKNVDAVVETSTQETQPTQTSTQEAEETEAKVESPQPEKEGDNKEEAKENQEEEAEKVESKPAEEGDNEEEEAKEDQQEEAAKVESKPAAEEGDNEEEAKEDQDEEIEEAKPDSATQKEKEKAKGASSSQPPPLRRGKRKRGSNTEPEKKTTPRAKRAKATKAQEDEPEYFMEKRNLEDLWRAAFPVGTEWDQLESLYEFNWDFTNLEEALEEGGKLYGKKVYVFGCTESQSLPYKNETKDVLVPAVVCIESSIPPSDQIGVASVQGEVGEIVPMKTMKMAWEPYIPLEKRDRQVDKINFQINILGCTQRRSALKHLKDDRVKKFNYCLPYINNPYKVDESEQSTVVQIMFPSEPPVACEYDWVKSDIEEFTDNLIKEETLLPEQKDEFEEFVKEESDKAKTAYEEAQQARENAKEGLSAETKKAYQEMKLYKFYPLPSPDTPDAAGIEKSPLINRYFGKAHEVL, from the exons ATGAAGAAGGGAGCGAAGAAGAAAGGAGGTTCGCGAGGAGGCCGTAAAGCTAAAGCCGGTTCTACTTCGTCGGCGAGTAAGAACGTTGATGCGGTGGTAGAGACCTCGACGCAGGAGACTCAGCCTACTCAGACCTCGACGCAGGAGGCAGAGGAAACGGAAGCTAAGGTGGAATCTCCGCAGCCTGAGAAGGAGGGAGATAACAAAGAAGAGGCGAAAGAGAATCAGGAGGAAGAAGCGGAGAAGGTTGAATCGAAGCCTGCGGAGGAAGGGgataacgaagaagaagaggcgaaAGAGGATCAGCAGGAGGAAGCGGCGAAGGTTGAATCTAAACCTGCTGCGGAGGAGGGAGATAACGAAGAAGAAGCGAAAGAGGATCAGGATGAGGAAATAGAAGAAGCGAAACCTGATTCCGCTACgcaaaaggagaaggagaaggcgaAAGGTGCTTCTTCTTCCCAACCGCCGCCGCTTCGTCGTGGTAAGCGTAAGAGAGGCTCAAATACGGAACCGGAGAAGAAAACCACTCCGAGAGCCAAGCGAGCCAAAGCAACCAAGGCGCAAGAAGATGAGCCTGAGTACTTCATGGAGAAGCGTAATCTG GAGGATTTGTGGAGGGCTGCATTTCCAGTTGGAACGGAG TGGGACCAGCTGGAGTCACTATATGAATTCAACTGGGATTTTACAAATCTTGAA GAAGCTCTGGAGGAAGGTGGAAAGCTCTATGGGAAGAAAGTCTATGTTTTCGGCTGCACTGAGT CTCAATCACTCCCttacaaaaatgaaaccaaGGATGTCCTTGTTCCTGCTGTCGTTTGT ATTGAATCATCTATACCCCCTTCTGATCAGATAGGAGTTGCATCGGTTCAAGGGGAGGTTGGGGAAATCGTTCCAatgaaaactatgaaaatggCTTGGGAACCGTACATCCCACTTGAAAAAAG GGATAGACAAGTTGataaaattaactttcaaaTTAACATCTTGGGGTGTACTCAGAGAAG GTCTGCTCTCAAACATTTGAAGGATGATCGTGTTAAAAAGTTCAACTATTGCCTTCCTT ACATCAACAACCCATATAAGGTAGATGAATCTGAGCAAAGCACTGTGGTTCAAATAATGTTCCCTTCTGAGCCACCA GTTGCATGTGAATATGACTGGGTGAAAAGCGACATTGAG GAATTCACCGACAATCTGATCAAGGAGGAGACATTACTCCCGGAACAAAAGGATGAGTTCGAG GAATTTGTCAAAGAGGAAAGTGACAAAGCTAAGACAGCTTATGAAGAG GCACAACAAGCGCGAGAGAATGCAAAGGAAGGACTGAGCGCAGAAACCAAAAAAGCCTATCAAGAAATGAAGTTGTACAAGTTTTATCCATTGCCTTCACCAGACACACCGGACGCTGCAGGAATTGAGAAG TCCCCACTCATAAACAGGTACTTCGGGAAGGCTCACGAAGTCCTATAA
- the LOC104727131 gene encoding E3 ubiquitin-protein ligase CIP8-like gives MSDAPSSSLDATASYWCYHCNKRVLVETLDDLVVCCECNKGFVESIQPIPAAYTTPAPPPPQPLSPDLTVEDSSIGSHFLQMLRLLAHAPSQRSPPPHLDVLSYDDDFFRLELNRGNEIDDDEDEEEDEEEEEEENLTVNEEEEEDEEEEEEDDLRRRNRFPLTTTRSRTGRNRILDWAEILMGIEDNSIEFRLESDRYRGNPADYIDDAAGYEALLQNLAEGDGGGRRGAPPAAKSTIEALETFEVSSSEGEMVMVCAVCKDGMVMGETGKKLPCGHCYHGDCIVPWLGTRNSCPVCRFQLETDDAEYEEERKKRTSTTLTDSAAASSSSSSASRRL, from the coding sequence ATGTCCGATGCTCCGTCGTCTTCTCTGGATGCTACGGCTTCGTACTGGTGCTATCACTGCAACAAACGCGTCCTCGTCGAAACCTTAGATGACTTGGTCGTGTGCTGCGAATGTAACAAAGGTTTCGTCGAGTCAATTCAGCCGATCCCTGCAGCGTACACAACGCCGGCGCCACCGCCACCGCAGCCACTTTCCCCAGATCTGACTGTAGAAGACTCCAGTATTGGCTCGCATTTCCTCCAGATGCTCCGCTTGTTAGCCCACGCGCCTTCGCAGCGCTCGCCACCACCACACCTTGATGTTTTATCTTACGATGATGATTTCTTCAGATTGGAGCTCAATCGTGGTAACGAAATCGACGATGACGAGgacgaagaagaggatgaagaagaggaggaggaagagaatcTAACCgtcaacgaagaagaagaagaagacgaagaagaagaggaagaagatgatctgaGGAGGAGAAATCGATTCCCTCTTACAACGACGCGATCGAGAACCGGTCGAAACAGAATTCTCGATTGGGCTGAGATTTTAATGGGAATCGAAGATAATTCCATTGAGTTCCGTTTGGAATCAGATCGTTATAGAGGTAATCCGGCTGATTACATCGACGATGCAGCCGGATACGAAGCTTTGCTCCAGAACTTAGCAGAAGGCGACGGTGGTGGAAGGAGAGGCGCACCACCGGCTGCTAAATCGACCATAGAAGCGTTGGAGACTTTCGAGGTTAGTTCTTCCGAGGGAGAGATGGTCATGGTTTGTGCTGTGTGTAAAGATGGAATGGTGATGGGAGAAACTGGTAAGAAGCTACCTTGTGGGCATTGTTACCATGGAGATTGTATTGTGCCATGGTTAGGAACAAGGAACTCTTGTCCTGTCTGTAGATTCCAGCTTGAAACTGATGATGCTGAGTAtgaggaagagaggaagaaaagaaCCTCTACTACCTTGACTGAttctgctgctgcttcttcttcttcttcttcagcttctcgtCGTCTCTAA
- the LOC104727134 gene encoding protein CPR-5 produces MEALLLLSSSPEPQKSITDPANSKSDHQSDEEVKDETMMKKKKKKTKQSDSGKRKHKGKKKEMNNDEASSSSCSISSTSNSNSTRRVSRVAHRLRNPTVRLGMSRRSVAERQAEALAFPLGMSFAALANLVLQRKNAAGQNVFVDDLAMISARAATETVASVYGYKLGSFATTFEKSFNHTLRILKVTNESANPRQLNNDDVGRCNLDCSIIDEYSDTELSAKETSSSTSVYEVIQGSAIATTSMNELVLHEPSRQLSCIPPLSSEMSSTAVVRCLTEANDLQREANSLKKIGLTYKKMELGINYESNSLQKSQLEVDVSKTAFKKEKFKTELEDTRKAEMVTKIMDWLGLSVFSMSVSMFIGAYNFSLKRIEDATAACEPSEEPSSTWWVPKHVSTLNSEFHTMICRIRVWVQFVFGLIMLLVLAYFIMQRSSGRTQAMPISFIVIVLGIFCGLPVKVCVDTLGGDGKLWLMFWEVFCLFHLFANVFTLALYGLMHGPINVTQVTKSSRCKTLFPYWARRSVFYVVFIFVLPAITGLLPFATFGEWRDLAMDNFFGGSASDSKV; encoded by the exons ATGGAagccctcctcctcctctcttcttcgcCGGAACCCCAAAAGTCTATTACCGATCCGGCGAATTCGAAATCAGATCATCAATCGGACGAAGAAGTCAAAGATGagacgatgatgaagaaaaagaagaagaagacgaagcaatCGGATTCGGGAAAGAGAAAGCAtaagggaaagaagaaagagatgaacaacgacgaagcttcttcttcctcttgttctATATCTTCTACCTCCAATTCCAATTCTACTCGAAGGGTTTCGAGGGTGGCTCATAGATTACGAAACCCTACGGTGCGTTTAGGCATGTCTCGACGAAGCGTTGCTGAACGACAAGCTGAAGCCTTGGCTTTTCCTCTAGGGATGTCATTTGCGGCTTTGGCTAATCTG GTTCTTCAAAGAAAGAACGCCGCTGGTCagaatgtttttgttgatgatctTGCTATG ATCTCTGCTAGAGCTGCCACAGAAACAGTAGCCAGT GTTTATGGTTATAAGCTTGGTTCCTTTGCGACCACCTTTGAGAAATCATTCAACCATACACTAAGGATTCTTAAAGTGACCAATGAATCTGCAAATCCCCGTCAGTTAAACAATGATGATGTTGGGAGATGTAATTTAGACTGTTCTATAATAGACGAATACTCAGACACCGAGCTATCTGCAAAGGAAACTTCATCTTCTACGTCTGTCTATGAAGTGATACAAGGCAGTGCAATAGCAACCACTTCGATGAATGAGCTTGTCCTGCACGAACCGTCTCGACAACTCTCTTGTATCCCTCCTTTAAGTTCAGAAATGTCTTCTACTGCAGTGGTAAGGTGTTTAACAGAGGCAAACGACCTACAGAGAGAAGCGAATAGTCTTAAGAAGATAGGACTAACCTATAAAAAGATGGAGCTAGGAATAAATTACGAATCAAACAGTCTGCAGAAATCGCAGCTAGAGGTGGATGTTTCGAAAACTGCATTCAAGAAAGAGAAATTCAAAACCGAATTAGAAGATACAAGAAAAGCAGAGATGGTCACAAAAATCATGGATTGGCTCGGTTTAAGTGTCTTCAGCATGTCGGTTTCTATGTTTATTGGGGCATACAATTTTTCACTAAAGAGAATCGAAGACGCTACCGCAGCATGCGAGCCATCCGAGGAGCCAAGTTCGACGTGGTGGGTTCCTAAACATGTTTCAACGTTAAACTCAGAATTCCACACCATGATCTGCCGGATTCGAGTTTGGGTGCAGTTCGTTTTCGGTTTGATAATGCTCTTGGTCCTCGCATACTTCATAATGCAGCGGTCATCAGGTAGGACGCAAGCAATGCCGATTTCGTTTATCGTTATCGTCCTTGGTATTTTTTGCGGTCTACCGGTAAAGGTTTGTGTGGACACATTGGGTGGTGACGGCAAACTCTGGCTAATGTTTTGGGAAGTGTTTTGCCTCTTCCACTTGTTTGCAAATGTCTTCACATTGGCTTTGTATGGTCTAATGCACGGACCTATAAACGTGACTCAAGTGACCAAGTCGAGCCGTTGTAAAACACTGTTTCCATATTGGGCGAGGCGCAGTGTCTTCTATGTGGTGTTTATATTTGTTCTTCCAGCCATCACTGGTCTTTTGCCATTTGCGACCTTTGGTGAATGGAGAGACCTGGCTATGGATAACTTTTTTGGTGGGTCAGCTTCTGATTCCAAGGTTTGA
- the LOC104727135 gene encoding uncharacterized protein LOC104727135: MATSSSSLSSSSSLLLPNINFNSRQSSSTTITRSVSFPGIFLSRNRLSYRNLQLRTRLIRASKKDDTVAVEDRRGENAVINGDYNGSARLNGNGSARKSVNGDSNGSARLNGNGSLVKYVNGSVTVETEEVSKKRKEDVRKKRVEDIGQEDAWFKNTPQKEVEVSVAPGGRWNRFKTYSTIQRTLEIWGFVVQFIFRTWLSNQKFSYKGGMTEEKKVLRRKVLAKWLKENILRLGPTFIKIGQQFSTRVDILPQEYVDQLSELQDQVPPFPSATALSIVEEELGGSVEDIFDRFDYEPIAAASLGQVHRARLKGQEVVLKVQRPGLKDLFDIDLKNLRVIAEYLQKVDPKSDGAKRDWVAIYDECASVLYQEIDYTKEAANSELFANNFKDLEYVKVPSIYWEYTTPQVLTMEYVPGIKINKIQALDQLGVDRKRLGRYAVESYLEQILSHGFFHADPHPGNIAVDDVNGGRLIFYDFGMMGSISPNIREGLLEAFYGVYEKDPDKVLDAMVQMGVLVPTGDLTAVRRTALFFLNSFEERLAAQRKEKEELAAAEELGFKKPLSKEEKQEKKKQRLAAIGEDLLAIAADQPFRFPATFTFVVRAFSVLDGIGKGLDPRFDITEIAKPYALELLRFREAGVEVVVKDLKKRWDRQSQAFYNLFRQADRVEKLAVVIERLEQGDLKLRVRALESERAFQRVAAVQKTVGSAVAAGSLVNLATILYLNSLKTPATLAYTVCAFFSLQVLIGIIKVKKFDQREKLITGTA; this comes from the exons ATggcgacttcttcttcttctttatcatcaTCGTCGTCTCTGCTTCTACCGAACATCAATTTCAATTCAAGACAATCATCATCTACAACAATAACTCGTTCGGTTTCGTTCCCTGGGATTTTCTTATCAAGAAACCGGTTAAGCTACAGGAATCTTCAGCTTCGTACGAGATTGATCAGAGCTTCTAAAAAAGACGATACCGTCGCGGTTGAAGATCGTCGTGGTGAGAATGCAGTGATCAACGGAGATTATAACGGGAGTGCTCGTTTAAACGGTAACGGCTCAGCGAGGAAATCTGTCAACGGAGATAGTAACGGAAGCGCTCGGTTAAACGGTAACGGTAGTTTGGTGAAGTATGTGAACGGGAGCGTAACGGTGGAAACGGAGGAAGtctcgaagaagagaaaagaggatgtgaggaagaagagagttgaAGATATTGGTCAAGAGGATGCTTGGTTTAAGAATACTCCACAGAAAGAAGTTGAg gtttctGTAGCACCTGGTGGACGATGGAACAGGTTCAAGACTTACTCAACTATACAAAGAACATTGGAGATTTGGGGATTTGTTGTACAGTTTATTTTCAGGACTTGGTTAAGCAATCAGAAGTTCTCTTACAAAG GGGGAATGACTGAGGAGAAGAAGGTTTTAAGAAGGAAGGTTTTGGCTAAGTGgttgaaagaaaacatattGAGATTAGGTCCTACGTTTATTAAAATTGGGCAACAGTTTTCTACTAGAGTTGATATTCTTCCTCAGGAGTATGTTGATCAATTGTCAGAACTTcag GATCAAGTTCCTCCTTTCCCTTCTGCTACTGCTTTGTCCATTGTTGAAGAGGAGCTTGGAGGATCTGTTGAGGACATTTTCGACCGTTTTGATTATGAACCTATTGCTGCAGCTAGTCTTG GCCAAGTTCACCGTGCAAGACTTAAGGGTCAAGAAGTTGTCCTTAAAGTACAGAGACCCGGTCTGAAGGATCTCTTTGATATTGACCTTAAAAATTTGAGG GTGATTGCTGAGTATCTCCAAAAGGTGGACCCAAAATCAGATGGTGCTAAGAGAGATTGGGTTGCAATCTATGATGAATGTGCTAGTGTATTGTACCAG GAAATTGATTACACAAAAGAAGCAGCTAATTCGGAATTGTTTGCTAATAACTTCAAAGACTTAGAGTATGTAAAAGTTCCATCCATCTACTGGGAATATACTACACCTCAG GTCCTGACAATGGAGTATGTCCCTGGGATTAAGATTAACAAGATACAAGCCTTAGATCAGTTAGGTGTTGATCGAAaaag GCTAGGGAGATATGCAGTTGAATCTTACCTGGAGCAAATCTTATCTCATGGATTCTTCCACGCCGACCCT CACCCTGGGAATATTGCGGTTGATGATGTCAATGGTGGGCGGCTGATATTTTACGACTTTGGAATGATGGGAAG TATTAGCCCAAATATTAGAGAAGGTTTATTGGAGGCATTCTATGGTGTCTACGAAAAGGACCCAGATAAG GTCCTTGACGCTATGGTTCAAATGGGTGTGCTTGTACCAACTGGAGATTTGACGGCAGTTAGAAGAACAGCACTATTTTTTCTCAACAG TTTCGAAGAGCGGCTTGCTGCacaaagaaaggagaaagaagaattaGCAGCAGCAGAAGAACTTGGGTTCAAGAAGCCACTAAGCAAGGAAGAAAAGcaagagaaaaagaagcaacGCTTAGCTGCAATCGGAGAAGATTTATTAGCCATTGCAGCTGATCAACCTTTCCGGTTCCCTGCCACATTCACATTTGTTGTTAGAGCCTTTTCAG TATTGGATGGCATTGGCAAAGGTCTTGACCCCCGATTTGATATAACGGAGATTGCAAAACC CTATGCTTTGGAATTGCTACGGTTCCGGGAAGCTGGTGTAGAAGTTGTAGTGAAG GACCTGAAAAAGAGATGGGACAGGCAATCACAAGCATTTTACAATCTATTTAGACAAGCTGATAGAGTTGAAAAGCTAGCTGTAGTCATTGAACGACTT GAGCAAGGTGATTTGAAGCTTAGGGTCCGAGCGCTAGAGTCTGAGAGGGCATTTCAACGCGTTGCAGCTGTTCAAAAAACAGTAGGAAGT GCTGTTGCTGCAGGAAGTTTAGTCAATCTTGCAACAATTTTGTATCTGAATTCTTTAAAA ACACCTGCTACTCTAGCATATACAGTATGTGCTTTCTTCAGCCTCCAAGTTTTAATCGGAATCATTAAGGTTAAGAAGTTCGATCAACGCGAAAAACTGATCACTGGAACAGCTTAA
- the LOC104729073 gene encoding cyclin-dependent kinase C-2-like gives MAGASFGQLNLEEPPPIWGSRSVDCFEKLEQIGEGTYGQVYMAKEIKTGEIVALKKIRMDNEREGFPITAIREIKILKKLHHENVIHLKEIVTSPGRDRDDQGKPDNNKYKGGIYMVFEYMDHDLTGLADRPGLRFTVPQIKVLHG, from the exons ATGGCGGGTGCGTCTTTTGGGCAGTTGAATCTTGAAGAGCCACCTCCGATTTGGGGATCTCGTAGTGTCGATTGCTTCGAGAAGCTAGAACAGATTGGTGAAGGAACTTACGG CCAGGTTTACATGgctaaagaaatcaaaactgGTGAAATCGTGGCTCTTAAAAAGATCCGTATGGACAATGAAAGAGAAGGG TTTCCGATAACAGCTATCCGGGAAATTAAAATTCTGAAGAAGCTACATCATGAAAATGTTATCCATTTAAAAGAGATTGTGACTTCTCCAG GTCGAGATAGGGATGATCAAGGAAAGCCAG ATAATAACAAATACAAGGGTGGAATATACATGGTATTTGAGTACATGGATCATGACTTGACTGGACTTGCTGATCGTCCTGGACTGAGATTTACTGTCCCTCAGATAAAGGTATTGCATGGCTAG